From a single Sander vitreus isolate 19-12246 chromosome 4, sanVit1, whole genome shotgun sequence genomic region:
- the LOC144516136 gene encoding odorant receptor 131-2-like: MNLSNTGSNFTTAVYRDTLNTAIIKNVITVVLCISINYVNSTLVYTFTKHQVFKMNPRYILYIHLVINDIILLSLFTLVQVLSYIVYTLNVSLCIILLMIATFASLNNPLTLAFMAVECYIAICFPLRHTQICTVRKTYVVIGLIWAISILLILPDLFVALATESLEFFRSRVFCLRDTIFRNSNLTVKRDVSNSVFLVIVWITLFYTYFRILFTAKAAAKDAKKARNTVLLHGFQLLLCMLTYVYDLMLQGLTYLLPKEVLAIRYTVSIFIQVLPRLISPVVYGLRDKTFRKYLKRYLLCTTSATTHPLTTLKRA; this comes from the exons ATGAACCTCTCAAATACTGGCAGTAATTTCACAACAGCTGTGTATCGGGACACTTTAAACACAGCTATAATCAAGAATGTGATTACTGTGGTTCTCTGCATCTCCATCAACTATGTCAACAGTACCCTGGTGTACACATTCACAAAACATCAG GTTTTCAAAATGAACCCTCGCTACATCCTATACATCCACCTGGTGATCAACGATATCATCCTGCTGAGTCTGTTTACTCTCGTTCAGGTCCTGAGTTACATTGTGTACACTCTTAACGTCTCTCTATGTATCATTCTGCTAATGATTGCTACATTTGCAAGTCTAAACAATCCCCTAACACTAGCATTTATGGCAGTAGAGTGTTACATCGCCATATGCTTCCCTCTCCGCCACACCCAGATCTGTACAGTCAGGAAAACGTATGTTGTGATCGGCCTGATTTGGGCGATAAGTATACTCTTGATCCTACCAGATTTATTTGTGGCCTTGGCAACAGAATCCCTGGAATTTTTTCGTTCCAGAGTTTTTTGTCTCAGAGATACCATTTTTAGAAACTCTAATCTGACAGTGAAGAGAGATGTTTCCAACTCAGTGTTTTTGGTCATCGTTTGGATCACTTTATTCTATACATACTTCAGGATCCTGTTTACAGCAAAGGCAGCTGCCAAAGATGCCAAGAAAGCGAGAAACACTGTCCTCCTCCACGGcttccagctgctgctctgtaTGCTCACCTACGTTTATGATCTCATGCTACAGGGTCTGACATACTTGTTACCAAAAGAGGTGCTGGCCATTCGCTACACTGTTTCGATATTTATTCAGGTACTGCCTCGACTCATCAGTCCGGTTGTTTATGGGCTACGAGACAAGACATTCAGGAAATACCTGAAAAGATATCTGCTCTGTACAACTAGTGCTACCACTCATCCACTAACAACTCTAAAGAGGGCATAA
- the LOC144516137 gene encoding odorant receptor 131-2-like has translation MNLSNTGSNFTTAVYRDTLTTAIIKNVITVVLCISINYVNSTLVYTFTKHQVFNVNPRYILYIHLVINDIILLSLFTLLQVLSYIVYTLNVSLCIVLVMIAIFASLNNPLTLAFMAVECYIAVCFPLHHTQICTVRKTYVVIGLIWAISILSILPYLFVALATESLEFFRSRVFCLRVNVFRDPNLTVKRDVSNAVFMIIVWLTLFYTYFRILFTAKAAAKDAKKARNTVLLHGFQLLLCMLTYVYDLMLQGLTYLFPKEVLAIRFTVSIFIQVLPRFISPVVYGLRDKIFRNYLKRYLFCTTSATTHPLTTLKRA, from the exons ATGAACCTCTCAAATACTGGCAGCAATTTCACAACAGCTGTGTATCGGGACACTTTAACCACAGCTATAATCAAGAATGTGATTACTGTGGTTCTCTGCATCTCCATCAACTATGTCAACAGTACCCTGGTGTACACATTCACAAAACATCAG GTTTTCAATGTGAACCCTCGCTACATCCTGTACATCCACCTGGTGATCAACGATATCATTCTGCTGAGCCTGTTTACCCTCCTTCAGGTCCTGAGTTACATTGTGTACACTCTTAACGTCTCTCTATGTATCGTTCTGGTAATGATTGCTATATTTGCAAGTCTAAACAATCCCCTAACACTAGCATTTATGGCAGTAGAGTGTTACATCGCCGTATGCTTCCCTCTCCACCACACCCAGATCTGTACAGTCAGGAAAACGTATGTTGTGATCGGCCTGATTTGGGCGATAAGTATACTCTCGATCCTACCATATTTGTTTGTGGCTTTGGCAACAGAATCCCTGGAATTCTTTCGTTCCAGAGTTTTTTGTCTCAGAGTCAATGTTTTTAGAGACCCTAATCTGACAGTGAAGAGAGATGTTTCCAACGCAGTGTTTATGATCATTGTTTGGCTCACTCTATTCTATACATACTTCAGGATCCTGTTCACAGCAAAGGCAGCTGCCAAAGATGCCAAGAAAGCGAGAAACACTGTCCTCCTCCACGGCTTCCAGCTGCTGCTTTGCATGCTCACCTACGTTTATGATCTCATGTTACAGGGTCTGACATACTTGTTCCCAAAAGAGGTGCTGGCCATTCGCTTCACTGTCTCGATATTTATTCAGGTACTGCCTCGATTCATCAGTCCGGTTGTTTATGGGCTACGAGACAAGATATTCAGGAATTATCTGAAAAGATATCTCTTCTGTACAACTAGTGCTACCACTCATCCACTAACAACTCTAAAGAGGGCATAA
- the LOC144516138 gene encoding odorant receptor 131-2-like, with product MNLSNTGSNFTTAVYRDTLTTAIIKNVITVVLCISINYVNSTLVYTFTKHQVFKMNARYILYIHLVINDIILLSLFTLVHVLSYIVFTLNVSLCIILLMIATFASLNNPLTLAFMAVECYIAICFPLRHTQICTIRKTYVVIGLIWAISILSILPDLFVALATESLEFFNSRVFCLRDTVFRNSNLTVKRDVSNLVFLLIVWLTLLYTYFRILFAAKAAAKDAKKARNTVLLHGFQLLLCMLTYVYDLMLQGLTYLLPKEVLAIRYTVAIFIQVLPRLISPVVYGLRDKTFRKYLKRYLLCTTRGAA from the exons ATGAACCTCTCAAATACTGGCAGTAATTTCACAACAGCTGTGTATCGGGACACTTTAACCACAGCTATAATCAAGAATGTGATTACTGTCGTTCTCTGCATCTCCATCAACTATGTCAACAGTACCCTGGTGTACACATTCACAAAACATCAG GTTTTCAAAATGAACGCTCGCTACATCCTGTATATCCACCTGGTGATCAACGATATCATCCTGCTGAGTCTGTTTACTCTCGTTCATGTCCTGAGTTACATCGTTTTCACTCTTAACGTCTCTCTATGTATCATTCTGCTAATGATTGCTACATTTGCAAGTCTAAACAATCCCCTAACACTAGCATTTATGGCAGTAGAGTGTTACATCGCCATATGCTTCCCTCTCCGCCACACCCAGATCTGTACAATCAGGAAAACGTATGTTGTGATCGGCCTGATTTGGGCGATAAGTATACTCTCGATCCTACCAGATTTATTTGTGGCCTTGGCAACAGAATCCCTGGAATTCTTTAATTCCAGAGTTTTTTGTCTCAGAGACACTGTTTTTAGAAACTCTAATCTGACAGTGAAGAGAGATGTTTCCAACTTAGTGTTTTTGCTCATTGTTTGGCTCACTCTTTTGTATACATACTTCAGGATCCTGTTCGCAGCAAAGGCAGCTGCCAAAGATGCCAAGAAAGCGAGGAACACTGTCCTCCTCCACGGCTTCCAGCTGCTACTCTGTATGCTCACCTACGTTTATGATCTCATGCTACAGGGTCTGACATACTTGTTACCAAAAGAGGTGCTGGCCATTCGCTACACTGTCGCAATATTTATTCAGGTACTGCCTCGACTCATCAGTCCAGTTGTTTATGGGCTACGAGACAAGACATTCAGGAAGTACCTGAAAAGATATCTGCTCTGTACAACCAGGGGCGCCGCATAG
- the LOC144516139 gene encoding odorant receptor 131-2-like produces MNLSNTGSNFTTAVYRDTLNTAIIKNVITVVLCISINYVNSTLVYTFTKHQVCKMNPRYILYIHLVIYDIILLSLFTLLQVLSYIVFTLNVSLCIVLLMISIFANLNNPQTLAFMAVECYIAVCFPLRHTQICTVRKTYVVISLIWAISILSILPDLFVALATESLEFFNSRVFCLRVNVFRNSNLTVKRDAFNAVLMVIVWLTLFYTYFRILFTAKAAAKDAKKARNTVLLHGFQLLLCMLTYVYDLMLQGLTYLLPKEVLAIRYTVSVFVQILPRLISPVVYGLRDKTFRKYLKRYLLCTTTANTHPQATLKMP; encoded by the exons ATGAACCTCTCAAATACTGGCAGTAATTTCACAACAGCTGTGTATCGGGACACTTTAAACACAGCTATAATCAAAAATGTGATTACTGTGGTTCTCTGCATCTCCATCAACTATGTCAACAGTACCCTGGTGTACACATTCACAAAACATCAG GTTTGCAAAATGAACCCTCGCTACATCCTGTACATCCACCTGGTGATCTACGATATCATCCTGTTGAGTCTGTTTACCCTCCTTCAGGTCCTGAGTTACATCGTTTTCACTCTTAACGTCTCTCTATGTATCGTTCTGCTAATGATTTCAATATTTGCAAATCTAAACAATCCCCAAACACTAGCATTTATGGCAGTAGAGTGTTACATCGCCGTATGCTTCCCTCTCCGCCACACCCAGATCTGTACAGTCAGGAAAACGTATGTTGTGATTAGCCTGATTTGGGCGATAAGTATACTCTCGATCCTACCAGATTTATTTGTGGCCTTGGCAACAGAATCCCTGGAATTCTTTAATTCCAGAGTTTTTTGTCTCAGAgtcaatgttttcagaaactctAATCTGACAGTGAAGAGAGATGCCTTCAACGCAGTGTTAATGGTCATTGTTTGGCTCACTCTTTTCTATACATACTTCAGGATCCTGTTCACTGCAAAGGCAGCTGCCAAAGATGCCAAGAAAGCGAGAAACACTGTCCTCCTCCACGGCTTCCAGCTGCTGCTTTGCATGCTCACCTACGTTTATGATCTCATGTTACAGGGTCTGACATACTTGTTACCAAAAGAGGTGCTGGCCATTCGCTACACCGTTTCGGTATTTGTTCAGATTCTGCCTCGACTCATCAGTCCGGTTGTTTATGGGCTACGTGACAAAACATTCAGGAAATACCTGAAAAGATATCTGCTCTGCACAACTACGGCTAACACTCATCCACAAGCAACTTTAAAGATGCCGTAA
- the LOC144516359 gene encoding odorant receptor 131-2-like: MNVTSANVTAVLQYRDSFSKAVTKNVIVVVLGIFINYINAGLIHTFCKHQIFYMNPRYILFIHLVVNDMLQVTLTVILFVISYTIYTINVSLCCIFILFALFTTENTPLNLACMAVECYIAICVPLRHVQICTVKRTLMLIGLIWKTSMLSVLSDLFITLATEPLDFFHSKVFCIRQTVFPNPIIIKKRDITYSVFLVLVWITIFYTYFRILFTAKTASRDAKKARNTILLHGFQVLLCMTTYVAPQLLTVLQQWFPNNYTDSLFACYIIVQILPRSISPIIYGVRDNTFRKYLKKYLCRVSIL, from the exons ATGAACGTGACATCTGCCAACGTAACGGCGGTCTTACAGTATCGAGACTCCTTCTCTAAAGCCGTGACCAAGAATGTGATCGTTGTGGTTCTCGGGATCTTCATCAACTACATCAATGCAGGCCTCATTCACACCTTCTGCAAACACCAG ATCTTCTACATGAATCCACGCTACATCCTTTTTATTCACCTGGTGGTCAACGACATGCTCCAAGTGACGCTGACCGTCATCCTGTTTGTCATCAGTTACACCATCTACACAATTAATGTCTCCCTCTGTTGCATCTTCATCCTGTTTGCTCTTTTCACCACAGAAAACACTCCTCTGAACCTGGCTTGCATGGCGGTGGAGTGCTACATCGCCATCTGCGTCCCCCTTCGCCACGTGCAGATCTGTACCGTCAAGAGAACTTTAATGCTGATTGGTTTAATCTGGAAAACAAGCATGTTGTCTGTTCTTTCTGATCTGTTTATTACTTTGGCCACAGAGCCACTGGACTTCTTTCATTCCAAAGTATTCTGCATCAGACAAACTGTTTTTCCAAATCCCATCATTATCAAAAAAAGAGACATTACATATTCAGTGTTTCTAGTTCTAGTTTGGATCACTATCTTTTACACTTACTTCAGAATTCTATTTACTGCAAAAACAGCGAGCAGAGATGCTAAAAAAGCCAGAAACACAATCCTCCTCCACGGGTTTCAGGTGCTCTTGTGTATGACAACATATGTAGCACCCCAGCTTTTAACTGTTCTGCAGCAATGGTTTCCTAATAATTACACAGACTCTCTGTTTGCTTGCTATATTATTGTACAGATCCTGCCACGATCCATTAGTCCAATCATCTATGGGGTACGAGACAATACTTTCAGGAAGTACTTGAAAAAGTATCTGTGTAGAGTCAGCATACTGTAA